ACCATCATTATCAGCCACGATTTGATCGCCAATCGTCAAACGACTGCCATCACAAGAACGCAGTTTAAAGGTATAAATTCCACTTTGAGTGACACTGAGGTAGCCTTTGAAATTAAACCCATAAGAAGTAGCTAACTCTTGTTTAATGGAGTCATCAATAAAAGTGACATGACCTTGCTTAACCGGTGTCAGCTTAGAAAAATCAGGCAAGTCCTCCCATTCACCTTCATAAAAGCTGTATTGCAGTCCCGATTGTAACTGGCCGGCCTGTTGGGCGACCTGCAGGGGAGATGAATTTTCCACCGGGATTACCTTCGTCGTAAGTTGATCGTAAATGTCATAGAGGCTGAGCTTCACACTGGATGCAGCACTTGGTAAATCCATGCGCTTCATTGAAATGTGAAGCGTGCCGGCTTTGATACTTTTGAGTAAATCTCCTTTGGCCCCAGCCTCAGAATAGACATCGATCTGGTATGCCAATTGTGGCACACCATCACCCACGGCCCATTCAACAAGAAGCTGCGAGTCATAAGCTACTGCCTTCGCTCGAGTCAGCTTCAACTTACCGAGAATCGGTTCTTCGGCTTGATGTTTTAATGAAAATACACGGCGCTTGTTTTCGATGATGGCATCGTGTTTAAAGTCTTTACTAACCGGGCCTTCAAAGCGGAAGGCTGTGCCATTTTCAATGATGTGCCAGGTAGAGGGCGACTTAAGGTCTTGGTCAATAGTCGTTAAGCTGTGCCACTGACCGTCCAAGCGTTGATAAGCCAGACGACGGTCAATACTACGCTTACCAGCAGAGCCTATTTTCTCAACAAAACTGGCACAACCATCCATACCTGTCACCACGGTAGGAATACTGACAACACCCACAAAATACCATTCTCCGGTAGCGACATCCTGCATCCACCAGCCCATATATCCCTTATCCTCCGGAGTATTAGGATCCTGCCAAGTGCGGATAACCATTTTATACCATTTCTTTACCTTTAGAAATTCCAGCATCCCGCTGTGAATACCGGTTTCAGTACCTTCTCCCGACATTGTACCGCCGGCGAAAGGATTGCCTAAAGCTTCAACACGGGTTCGGTCACCTTTATAATGAGGACTCGGCCAAAAGGACCAGACTTGGTGACGGTAGCCATTTTTCGTTTCCTCAGCAGTTGCATGCTCACCTTTACCTGACGTAGCGATACCCCCATAGAGATAGCCACCCTGTGGGTAAGGGTTTGTATTCCACAAGGCAAAATAAGTCCCTGGAGACCAAAAAGGCCAGCGCACTTCACATGTGATGATATCAGCCCCTTTGCTGACACCAAACTGATACCAAGTGGCGTGAAGCGTGTTGGTGAGACATATAAGTGTGAAGACCAGTAAGTTCAGTATTTTTTTTGTGTACTGCATGAATTGTTCCTTTCGAAAAAATTGATCAGAGCTCTGGGGACCCCGCTTACCGACTACTTTTTACTCATCAACCTCCATGGCATCGTTCCATGTTGCAGCTTGGCTTTTCCCTTTTAGAAAAAGCAGTTTGAGTATGTAAACTGTCTCTGACTAAAAGTCGACAGGGCTACTAAGAGATACCAATCTGGCACAAGACCAGACACACAAAAGATGAAAAAGACACAAACGCAATCTGCTCACGCCAAAAAATGAATTTTATTTGTCCAATCACGACCGACACTGGCATATTCTAGTAAGAGCCATACATTCCCAATCCAACGTCCACTCTACCTTGAGTCCTGCCCCTACAAATCATGCCGAAAACCAAGGCAAAAAATTATCTGACCGTGAATTTGAATTAGCGATCAAAGGCATTCAACGGGGGCTGTGCGGCTATATTGCCTCCATCACCAGCCATTCCAGTGACCGAGATGACATCCTTCAGGAAACCAATCTTTTCCTCTGGCAACGCAAAAACGAATTCAAGTCCGGCACCAACTTCAAAGCCTGGGCATTCAAGGTCGCTTATTTCAAAGCGATGGGCAGCCGCAGAGACAAAGTCCGCCGAGGTGAAGAAGTCTTCAGTGAAGACATCACCCAACGCATCGCCACAGGGGCTGAAAGCTATTTCGATAATAGCCCTGACAAATTCCCCGCTCTGGAAAACTGCCTGAAAAAGCTCAAACCCGAGGAATACCAACTCCTTCAGGAGAAATATTTCAAGGGCAACACCATCACCGATTTCTCCCGCCGGAACAAACAATCGGCAGGCACCCTTTTAAAAAAACTCTCCCGTATTCGACTCCGACTCAGGGCATGCATCGAACAACAACTGCCTTAAGCCTGGTCCTCCCCCCTTCACACCCACACACAAGCTATCTATCACCGTGAACCCAAGCACTGAACTCATCAAACTGGTCGACAAATGCATCGAGCAGAGCATGACTCGTATGGAGCGATCTCGGCTCGAGGACTTACTCAAAGATGACGACGCTCTGCATTACTATCTGGAAATGACAGCCATCGAGGTCAACCTTCCATTTGAGCTCGCCCCCCCATCGGAATCAACCCCTTCATCAGCCACTTACAATATCAAACAGCTCTGGACACGCCCCTTACCCATGGTAGCAGCCATCGCGATCAGTTTTGCCGCTGGCATCTTCTCCAACCAATGGGTCAATCCGTCAGCATCCACGCCTCAACTGGCCCAAACGCCGGGCCACAGCCAGCCGGCCACGACGCAAAACGCAGCGACCATCACCAGCCTCATCGGGGTCAATTGGGATGGACCGGCCCCGGATTCTCTGGTGCTCAAAAGCAAAGATAGGGCAATCCGTATGAGTTCAGGGCTGATGGAACTCACCTTCGCCAGCGGTGTCCGCACCCTGATTGAAGGGCCGGCGGATATCCAGGTCACTGGAATCAACCAAGCCCAACTCTCCATGGGACGCCTAGTGGCCGATGTGCCCAAAGGAGCCGAAGGATTCACCGTCAATTATGCCGGCGGCAAGGTCATCGATCTCGGTACCGAGTTTGCGATGTTCGTTCCCGGAAATAGGGAGGCTGTCGAAGTCGGGGTCTTCCGGGGGGAAGTGGAGGTCTATGACGACGGCGAATCCACTCCCAAGACGCTCACGGATGACCATGCCGTTTTGCACGGAATCCACTCCGATACCCCCTTCCAATCCATCCCATTCCAGCGCAAAAATTATGTTCGATTCTTGCCGTCGAGAGAATTCACTTGGGAGCTACCTGCAACAGCATCCACTGCTCCAGCGGTCATGGAATTTGACGTTTCGCACCTGGTTTGGAAAAGTGGTGACTATCGGGCTATCATCAAATGGATGAAAGGTCACGACGCCTTGATTATCAGGCGTGCAGAACTCCTGCGCGATGGGCAGGTCATTGCCACCGATGCGCATCAAGCCAAAACAGGAATGTATTATAGCCCCGATGATAATACCTACTCTTTCTCTATTCCTGAAGACGCTTATCGCAAAGGGCTTTGGAAACTAAGAATCACAGGCCATGCCAATGACAGGGCTAAAAATCGTAAACTGGGCAGCTTCACGGCTGACTCATCTGGTTTATTGCTTTTCGAAGATCAATACGCTGGCAACATTACCGACAAATCATTTATTGGCACATGGAGATACAGCCACGATGGTGACATCTACGAACGCACGTTCACTGCTGATCATCGAGTTCAATTCTCAATCAATGGCAAACCTAACGCAAGTCTAGATGGCGCAACGTGGGAGGTTAAACATGGTATTCTCACCCTTACGGTTCGCACCAGCGGTTACACGCTCAAAGAGCTCCATATGTTACGCAACGATCACGAACTCATCTTCATGAACCAGCGCTATAGGAATGCCAAAAAAGTCAGTATGCCGGCCACACCACCCCCCTGATCTTCCCCATTTGCAAAATAGCCCATCTTGAACCTGAAGCCAACTTGTCTGCCTCATCTTCAGCGAAGGAGCATCAACCCAAGCATTCACCATTCAACATTCACCATTCGAACGCAGCGACACCCCTGATCACCCGACCTCATCGACGGCCAATTATTTTTTGTGTATTTTTGTGTCTGGTTATTCCTGAACTCGGTATGCTCATGTAAGCCCTATTAATCTTTGGGTATTAACAACAATCAGAAAAAATATGAAAATGAAAAGCACATGCGCAATCGCGCTTTCATTCGGAATGGCAACTGCCGCTAACGCAGCTCTCACAGTGGCAACTGATGTCAGCCAAACAACCGTCAATGCTGATCTGAGTCTCATTACTCAAGACAACGCAAGTGATGGTGCAATTGCTTCTTCCCTCAATGATGTATGGGTAACGAATTCGGGGTTCACTTCTGCGGTGATCACATTGGAGCTCGCCGGCGGTGACGACGTGGTAGTGGACGGAATCGCGTTTTGGAACTACACTCCATTCGATTCTGGAAACGGAACTGCAACCGCCACGATTGAGTTCTTTAACGATGGCGTCAGCCAAGGAACAGCGACGCCCTTTGCCCCGAACCAAGATTCCACAGGAAGTAATACACCCACGCAGCAAAACTTCGTCATTGCAACCCAAACTGCGGACACAGCTATCCTTACACTCAGCACGAATTACGGAGGGGACCGCGTTGGATTCAATGAAATTCAATTCGATACCACAGCCGTCCCCGAACCATCTTCCGCAGCCCTTATCGGCCTGGGTGGACTTTCACTGATCCTGCGTCGTCGCAAATAGATATGAAACACGTTTTTCAACTGTAACCTAAGTTTCTTTTTATCCCACCCGACTCTCCGGGTGGGATTTTTTTTTGTGTATTATACCAAGTAGTAAAGATGAATGAGTTCTTTGGTAAGGCTCGACGAAGGAATGGTGCGGGCACCATGACTAAGGAGAAACAAAGCCAAAGGAGTCATTCATCCGGAACTCTCATGGATCACGCAGTGCTTTTCCACATACCTCAACAACGATCAATCGTCTCGTCTGTTTTGCGGAGTGGTATTATACAAAGCACATTTCATGATCGGGCTAAGCTCAGCGCTGGTAAGGTCTTCATCGATAAAAACAACCCACCTTCCATTACAGAAGGTGGGTTTACACACACAAGGCGGGTGTTTAGCCCGCACATGAAATTATCTAGCTTTATTTCGTTGCAAGCTCTTCAAGCCGAATGACCACACTCTGGTAGTCACCGGTTCTCCATGGCAAAGAAATCCCCTTGGACATCAGGTAATCACCTCCAAATTCTTTACCATGCATCTTGGTCATGGGTTTATTGGCATCGACCATGTTAATTTCTGTTAGCTTGTAACGGGCTGACGGGTCGAGTCCGGCCAACTTCACGGGAGCATGGGCATCAAGTAAGTTTTTCTCTGTGGTGAAGGCAAAGAAGAGAGCTTCTGTAGGCGCCTCTTCACCTTCCAGCACATACATCAGCGATGCCATCTTCGTCTTGAAAGGAGAACGCAATCGGTAGAGATCTCCAAGCTGAACCACGGGTCGAATATCTTTGTAAATCTCGAGAGCCTTTTTGGAAAACTCCATGTCCTTCTCCGGCACACGTTCAGGGCGAAGCTCAAATCCTAGACGACCCATCATCGCGACATCAAAGCGATACTTGATCGATGTCTCACGCCCGGTGTAATGGTTAGGCGATTCCGTAACGTGCGCTGCGCTGGCTATGGCAGGAAAAAGATGACTGATCGACCACTGCATCAATACACGCTCCCGGGCATCCGTATTATCACTCACCCAATATTCATGATGGTATTTCATATTTCCGTAATCAACCCGTCCACCACCGGAACCGCAAGCTTGGAAAACAACCTTCGGATACTTTTTCGTGATCCTGTCCAGCACACTGTAGTATCCCTTCACATAATCAATCCACAAATGCTCCTGACGATCCGCTGACAAATAGTTCGACCCGGGGTCACTGATGGTGCGGTTACAGTCCCACTTAATGTAGCTGATACCCGGATGTTTGCCGAGCAGGTCGTCCATGAAGTCGAAGATATAATCCTGCACCGCCGGATTGGTGAGATCGAGAATAAGTTGACTACGCTGCAGCCGCTGATGACGCTTGGGCAAGGTAATCACCCACTCCGGATGCTTTTCGTAAAGCTCGGACTTCGGATTCACCATTTCAGGTTCCACCCAGATGCCAAAATCAATCCCTTCTTTCTTAGAATGGTCGATCAGCCCCTGCACACCACCCTTGAGTTTGGCTGTATTCACCATCCAGTCTCCCAGACCGGCGCGATCATGGTCACGTGGATATTTTCTACCAAACCAACCGTCATCTAACACAAACAATTCAATCCCGGTCTTGGCAGCATCGGTGATCATGCGCTTGATGAGTTCATCATCAAAAGTAAAATAGGCGCCCTCCCAGGAGTTCAACAGAATGCGGCGCGGCTGGTCACCATCGCGCACACCGTAGGCGAGAGCCCAGCGGTGAAGGTTGCGGGTAGCCTCGCCCTTCCCCTGATTGCTGTGAGAAAGGATCAGACGTGGAGTCTCCAAACGCTCCCCCTTGGAAAGGCGGTAACGCGACATATGAGGGTCATAACCAAACTGAGCCGACAATTGAGTATCACCCTTCGACTCAAATCGCATCCGCCAATTCCCGGACCATGCCAGTGCGCCAATGATGACTTCTCCCCTCTCTTCCTCCGCAGGATGGTCCATCGCCAGAATAAATCCAGGCTGTGCCAACTGACTCGTGCGGGCTCCTGTGACGACGCGGACTTCCTTGATGCCATTCTTTAATAACTCCTCTTTGATATACGCTTCACCATTTTGTTGCCCCGTAATCGACGTGAGATAAAACTTGTCCGATTCCAGAGAAAGAAACCCGGAAGCCGCGTGATGAATCACCACATCACCCTCTCCAAGATTGCGCACCACCGCCCAGCGCTCAACTACGTTTTCACGCTTGGATACGAGGTAGTGCAGATTCACCTCCACAGGATACTCCGGATCCATCATCGTAAAGACCAGCTCGGTCTGATTCTCGTTGAGGTCCTTCCGGATGTGGCTGCGGTAATGGAGATCGAGCGAAATTTTTCCATCCGCCTGCACAAGGGAAATAGCATGCTCACCACGGTTCTCATCCCAATACGTAGGATAAGCGAAGCCACCCTTCTCCTGGGAATCCTGAACGCGGGCTAAGCGGGTCCCGAAATAACTCTGATAGAGTTTCTCCCCTCGCAACTCAAAGGCCAGAGTGCTGGCTGCCATCTCCAGAACGATTTGATTACCTGTGATCTCAGGAGCCGCTCCTTCGTAGCTAACTTTGGCCTCCGCCCAATCCGCATGATCATACCGATTCCCATCGTTGGCATCGTTCACGAGCAAGGTCAGCATTTCAATACCACGAAGGTCCTGCTTCACAGCCAAGGGTTTTTCTCCACCGTCCATCACCGGGCTTTCCCACAGGGTTTTGCCATCACCGACCAATTTAAAAATCACACTGGCACGACCATCTTCAACCTCATCATCAATACCCACCATCGCCGAAAACTGCGTTGCTTTCCCGTCGAGTTTCAGCCTCAGGGCACTGTTGGCATGACATCCAATACCCCGTTCAAATTTCTGCCCACCTATCGCCAGCGGGTTCCCGTCGACCGACCGCTTGGAGCGCGTCATACCATAGCCTGTTTCTGCCAGTGAAAGATCCAAAGTATCCAAGTAAAGTTGTTGCTGTGCCATCGTAGAAGTCGAAATCAGAGTAAAAAACAAAAGAGAGAGGCCTCGCCTCCCCATCAGATAATCATGAAGCTTGATCATACGCCATGGGTAAATTATATCAATCATACTGGATGCATCGAACCATCCCGCCGACGAAAATTGATACCGATTTACGAGTTTTAACAAGCCTACATTAATCTTCCACTTCTGATTGTGCCGAGCCTTCAGCGAGTTCTACATAAACGCACAAGAAACACACGAGCATCCAATCCAAGACCCCTCATGAACCCGCTTCATACCATTTGATCAGTTAAATTGGCTGAATGGCACTGAAGGTTTTGCAGGGGACCATCGACGCTACTTTCTCTTCGAAGCCTCCATCTTTTTCCGCATGCGCTGAACCGCTGCCTGATGATTCACTGAACGATTCTTTTGCTGCTCGGCTGCCCGATTACGCCTCTCCTGCTCCTGACGAAGCCGCTCTGCTTGTTGTTGCTGGCGGCGGGATTGCTGGGCCTGTTTTTCCCTCTCCGCACGTGCAGCGCGCTCTTTTAAAGCCCGGGCTTCAGCCTGACGCTGTTGACGAGCCCGTGCGTCTTGTTGCTCTTGCCTTAGACGCTCTTCTCTTGCCCGTTGTTCGCGAGCCTCCTGTTCACGCCGGACTTTTTCTCTGGCGGCTTTTTCTCTGGCGGCCTTCTCCTGCATCTCCCGTTGCGCTTTCGACTTTCGCTGTTGCTCGGCTCGAGCTTTTTCTTGGCGCTTTTGTTCTTCCATTTCGCGCTTTTGTTTGGCCTGGCGCTCCCGAGTTTCTTGTTGCTCACGCATCTTTCGAGCTTCGGACTCACGCTCTTGCCTTACCCGTTCGGCTCGGGCTTTTTCGTCTCTTGCCCGTTGCTCTCGGGCCATTTTCTCACGTTGTTCCTGAGCCTGCTTCTTTTTCTCGATCCGCTCTCGCTCTTGTTGCTGCCTTTTTTCGATTTCGCGTCGCTGCTTGGCCAATAACTCCTTGGACGCGGACTTCTTTCCCCGAGCAGCTTTTTCCCTCGCGGCTTTCTCCTGCATTTCGCGTGTGGCTTCTCGCTGCCGGTTTCTTTCCATACGAGCACGCTCCTCTTCCTGCTCGCGCTGTTTCGTCATCTGACGCTCCCGGGCCTCTCTCTCGGTCCTTTGTGCCTGTTCACGCTTTTCCCTTTGTTTTCTTTCCTCCAGCTCCTTGTTCCGCTTTTCGCGGAAACGTCGTTCGGCATCCTGCTTTTTGCTTTGCGCCAACTCACGCTCCCTGCGTTCTCGCTCAACTCGTTCTTGCCTCTTTCGCTCAGCCATCACCCTGCGCTCCTGTTCACGTTTCAATTGTTGCAAACGATCGCGCTGAGCGCGTTCGGCCCGCTCCCTCTCACGTTGTTTCTTCAATCTGGCTTCCTGCTCACGACGTTCCCGCTCACGCCTCTCTTGAGCGCGTTTCTCAGCCTCGCGATGCTGGTGTCCAGGGTGCACGCCGCCATGGTGTTTTGGCTTACCATGATGAACGTGTCCGTGATGATTTGGCCGCATACGTGTGCGCCATGCCATACGCCAGGCCCATTCATTTTCTCGTCTCGCACAGGCTTCACTGGCTAGCCATGCCTGGGTCTCCCGCAGTTGCCACGCCAAATCTTCAGCCTCCATCCGGGCCTGTTCCTCAGCCCAGGCATTTTCCTCGGCTATCCACTCAGCCTCTTCCCTCAGGCGCTCAGCTTCTTCCCTCAGCTGCCGCTCCCGCAGCAGTTGGGCTTCTTTGATCTGGGCAATCTCCTGGGCCTCACGTTCTGCCGCGATGGCAGCTTCCTGATCAGCCACATATGCCGTCTCAGCTTCACGTCGCCGGGCCTCCTCCTCCGCATACTCACGGACCCGCTGCTCCATCGTCTCAATCAATACCTTTTCTCTCTCCATCGCTTGATTGGAGACCTCCAGTGCCCGTTGATCAGCCTCCAAGCGCTCCTGGGCAAGTTGTAACTCCAGCTCACGCTCTTTGTTTTCCAGCTCGATGATCCGGGCGTTCTGCTCCGCAC
The sequence above is drawn from the Oceaniferula marina genome and encodes:
- a CDS encoding sigma-70 family RNA polymerase sigma factor, which encodes MSPAPTNHAENQGKKLSDREFELAIKGIQRGLCGYIASITSHSSDRDDILQETNLFLWQRKNEFKSGTNFKAWAFKVAYFKAMGSRRDKVRRGEEVFSEDITQRIATGAESYFDNSPDKFPALENCLKKLKPEEYQLLQEKYFKGNTITDFSRRNKQSAGTLLKKLSRIRLRLRACIEQQLP
- a CDS encoding PEP-CTERM sorting domain-containing protein, which encodes MKSTCAIALSFGMATAANAALTVATDVSQTTVNADLSLITQDNASDGAIASSLNDVWVTNSGFTSAVITLELAGGDDVVVDGIAFWNYTPFDSGNGTATATIEFFNDGVSQGTATPFAPNQDSTGSNTPTQQNFVIATQTADTAILTLSTNYGGDRVGFNEIQFDTTAVPEPSSAALIGLGGLSLILRRRK
- a CDS encoding alpha-galactosidase, whose amino-acid sequence is MIDIIYPWRMIKLHDYLMGRRGLSLLFFTLISTSTMAQQQLYLDTLDLSLAETGYGMTRSKRSVDGNPLAIGGQKFERGIGCHANSALRLKLDGKATQFSAMVGIDDEVEDGRASVIFKLVGDGKTLWESPVMDGGEKPLAVKQDLRGIEMLTLLVNDANDGNRYDHADWAEAKVSYEGAAPEITGNQIVLEMAASTLAFELRGEKLYQSYFGTRLARVQDSQEKGGFAYPTYWDENRGEHAISLVQADGKISLDLHYRSHIRKDLNENQTELVFTMMDPEYPVEVNLHYLVSKRENVVERWAVVRNLGEGDVVIHHAASGFLSLESDKFYLTSITGQQNGEAYIKEELLKNGIKEVRVVTGARTSQLAQPGFILAMDHPAEEERGEVIIGALAWSGNWRMRFESKGDTQLSAQFGYDPHMSRYRLSKGERLETPRLILSHSNQGKGEATRNLHRWALAYGVRDGDQPRRILLNSWEGAYFTFDDELIKRMITDAAKTGIELFVLDDGWFGRKYPRDHDRAGLGDWMVNTAKLKGGVQGLIDHSKKEGIDFGIWVEPEMVNPKSELYEKHPEWVITLPKRHQRLQRSQLILDLTNPAVQDYIFDFMDDLLGKHPGISYIKWDCNRTISDPGSNYLSADRQEHLWIDYVKGYYSVLDRITKKYPKVVFQACGSGGGRVDYGNMKYHHEYWVSDNTDARERVLMQWSISHLFPAIASAAHVTESPNHYTGRETSIKYRFDVAMMGRLGFELRPERVPEKDMEFSKKALEIYKDIRPVVQLGDLYRLRSPFKTKMASLMYVLEGEEAPTEALFFAFTTEKNLLDAHAPVKLAGLDPSARYKLTEINMVDANKPMTKMHGKEFGGDYLMSKGISLPWRTGDYQSVVIRLEELATK